From Erigeron canadensis isolate Cc75 chromosome 5, C_canadensis_v1, whole genome shotgun sequence:
GTCGATGACTTGAAACTGACTGGAAGTGTCCTGGGCCGTCTTTTCGTCTGCGTTTTCCACCCATGCCTTTTCTTCTTATCCTTTCTTTCCctctaaattttctttcaacttcATTCTGATCAGAATCAGTTACATCTGTAATTATCATGCTTCCAATTTGGTCCCTTAAGCAATTGTGAGCAAGGTGCCTGATTCTTGTCATTGCTTGCACTTGATGTTCATCCATCCCTAGTGTTGACATCATGTCAGCTATACTTGCTATATCCCTCAATGCTGCACTCTGTCATAGATTGCAATTGTGAGCATAAGTGTGAAAGTTATTTCAAAATGAAGTATATAAATAGGTGACACAACTCCTATTCCTTTGCATATGGTCAGACTAAGAAATTGCAGCTAAAGGTTTTTTAACGATTGTACCTATTATTGGGTCGACATGGACTTCGCTTTATATGGAAATGGTCAAATAAAATCTTTAAGGAAAAACAAGAGTCAAACAGAGTGCCCCAATCTTAATTTGCCTATCtcatgatttttctttttataatcataaaggCGTTATCCCTTCACTCTaaggaaaatataaaaataaagtaaaagaagaagaaagtggtTTTGGACGAACCCAACCGGGTCGGGATCTGTTTCAAACTGTACTTAAAATGACACGCTTCAACCTCACCTGTTACCTAACCGGCCCAGCTTCCAATTCAAACTACAGTATATGGAATAACGAAAAGCATAGATCAAATGGCATACTTATACTCGATAGTAACATATTTTTCTATACGATATTATCAACTAGTAACTGCAATTGGATCAGCAATGGATGAGCACTGATTTTTTCACACCAGTGTTTACCAGTGAGAAACATGGTTTTTGCATAAGCATATTCAAAGGTCTGGCATCTGCCATGTCACCAATTCAGTTTGGTACCTTGGATAAAAACATTAGAAAGTTTGAGGGTTTTAAATAGATGAAAACAAACAGAAACGAAAACTGGACTGACGTTAGTTACATTTTTACACAAAATAAGCCTCTTATTAAACTTGGATGAAAAAACTTAAGGCAACATAAAAGTAACAAACAAGGGGTACCATTCTTTGAAATTCGGAAGATATGGGAATCGGTCTTCCGACAACCTTCCGGGTGATTTTTAAGTACCAGTGCAAGTATTCACTTTCTTCAACATCTTCGTCAACATCAACAACACGGAGATGACGCTCTGACCATTCACAAAGCTCTGTTTCCATTTTCGTGGACAAGTCAACCCCACCATCAACTCCACGACTCTTCCTTTCCCATTGGTGCACATCAAGAGGGATAGGCTGTCTAATGCCAAATTGCCTTAGGCAACGATCAGGCAGGTGCCTTTCCGCCTTGTCAAAGCATATCAACATTGTATTTGATCTTCCAAGAATAAGATTATCCTTTATAGCCTCGGGTAAAAGCGTGTCATTGATGCTTATGTACGGGCACCAATCAACCTATTTAAGTATTCAGATGGATAAACATTCTTCAGAATAAAGATACGATAATAACTAGAATTGGTTGTTAAACCTAACTTACTGGCTTTAATTAGGGTTAAGTTTCGATTCTAACAgataaaatgatgaaaaaaaatgatcaaataAAATATGTCAAATGGGTTAGTTATTAACCCTGTGTTTCCTCAATGCATAAAAACCTCTGGGTTCATCTTATCTATAATGTAATTACTACTATAATAGCATAGTTTTAGTAATTATTTTACACATGGGAATTGTTCATATTTGATTGTTTGGACAAACAAGGTTTCTGCTTGACTTCCAACCTGTACTAATAAAGACATGTTTTTATCCGTTATCCAGCCCAGTGGACCAGCAAATTTTCACAACCTCTAAGACTGAGAAACAAAGTGCATACATTACTTACTTCAGAAGGCTTCAAGGAGTCCAGTGATTTACGATAAAAAGTTATATCCCGGTTGGTTGTTGGACCAGTATGCTTCCCTTTCCATCTAAATACAAATGGAAATCTATCATGCTTCGGATCAAGCTTAAGCCTCGGTCGACCAATACTTAGGCGAAAATAACTCCAGCACTACAAAATTGAACAGCTTTTACAAGCAAATATAACTAATCTAATGAAAGTTTGCAAATAAAATTAGACAACACTTGGATGTACATCTTGGATTAAGGTTCCATGTTTTCCCTAAAATTGTTATTAATAACAAATGTGTGCCTTTACTTTGCCTAGGGTTACAATAATCAGACAATTAGGAACTGAATGTTTGTCACATTCACATTATTTAAGAAACTAATAAACGACATAATACTACAACTTTATACattctggaaatatttaaaactcaaatgatactaaaaaataacatgtaatgtattaccataaaaaaaaaaaaactaaaatcacAGTTCACATTGTAAACCTAAAGCAAATATATCAAAAGGTTAAATATTCAGAGAATGCAAGAAAATCATTTGTCGTCTAAAACAACAAATTACcgtttatcattatttattaacaatggaaaagaaaagagtgaAAAAGGTGGGTGAAAGCCCTTTAAGTTGTAACAAGGAAAGGGGTAACACATCATCAGTTTTGTTGCAGCTAGTAACAAACTGACTAGTTGATGTCTAAATAATTAGGAAGATTAGTAGTTACCAATTGATTCAAACACTAGTTTCAATAAATACATCCAAACAATACgttgatgatgaagacaatgaGGCTAAAAGGAATTAACAAAAAGCAGAGTTGACACCAGAAGGTACCTGTAGCAGGGTCAAGCAACCACTAATGGTGCATTGGGATCTAAGAGAAGCATTACCAAGAGCTctatataaaaatgacaatgCTGCTGCACCCCATGCATACCTCCCAGCCTGTTCAAAGTTCCCAAATAAGGGAAGATACATCACAGGAACCTTATTGCCAGTAGTGGTAGAAAAAATGGTGCTACCAACAAGGTATAGAAGATAAGCACGTGTATGGCACTCCACTTCATCAAGTGGAGCATTCTCAGGACATCGAGAAAAGCTCTCTTTCAACCAACTAAGCTTCACCATACCACCACTCGTTGATCTAGAGTCAGGGGTTCGACCTAAAAACTGCATACATACAGCATCACATGTAGTGTAAGTTACACCTATCACAGGTTCCCCATCAATTGGGAGCCCAATAAGGTAACCAACGTCTTCGAGAGTTATTGACATCTCGCCTACAGTAAAATGGAAAGTATTTGTTTCTCTTCTCCATCTTTCGACAAGAGCAGATATGAGCGAGTTATCAAGACTTATTGCTGGTATCAATCTTAAGTAGCCAAATCCTGCCCTCTTTACTAATTCAATCTGTTTCGACGTAAGTGTCCATTGATCAAGCTTTGAAGTGTGTTCGTGACATCTTAGTACACCACGTTCCTGTTATCGTTGATGTTACTAAATCAAACAGGCGAATTATAATGGGTAAACTGACAGATCGGTGAAAACTTACAAGATTATGTCTTTAATGCCTACAACCTCCTAAATTCtattatcaaatattatttttgcaCATAACTGTTTGTATACTGAAATTAATATTGCAATGATAATGTTTTTATAAGCATAACCCTTAACTATTCATATAAAGATATAGGAATGGACAAAAAGTATTTGCAAGCAAACTTAAATACTAAAATTACCCTTTTAACCCATTATCCAAACAGTGGGACCCACCCATCTTGCAACATCTACTATAAAATGAAAGCAAGAACCTGTATGCAAATGAGAGTTCACCTGACCCTCCCAAATTGCTGATGAAACATGCTTTTCTTGATCATACAAAACAGAATCATCAATGGGTCCAGGATTTGTTGCATAAAACTCCATGAATGTGATTAATAGAACTGCCACATCATGCAGAAAATTGAAAGATCAAGAACTTATCATCCATAATACACATGTTCATTCAATATAGTAAAAGTAAAGTAACAGCAGGCACATATATATGGTCTCTCGGCATCAATTAGCAAAACGAAAGCTATAACAAGTGCCTAAATCAATTTCTGCAGAAATTAATCTTGAAGTATTAAAATGTTTATTATCATATTTGAAACAACTATTAATACGAAAAGCTTTCACAACATTTGGACAAAAAGCATTACCACTTACGAGTGAACCAGACCCATGGCAGCAACCAACACATTATGCATATCCACCCATTAACCAACCTACTCAACATACAAACAGGCCACTTCTACTTTTGATGTTGCTCATACCGTGGATGGTGGATGGTCAAGCATTAACATCCTTGGTTCTATAATGCAGGTGTGAGCCGCTGTCAGAAGTAAAGACATTATGTGTgcaaatataaagaaaacaagATATTGCTAACCCCGACTAACCTTAATAAGTTAATATATATGCCAAAACTCATGCCAAACATGGTAGATCTCCGAAAGAACAATTGAGGTCTCTAAAGATAAGTAGGAGAAAGATTATACGTGTTAGGTTGTCAAAAAGACAATTATAGCTTCTAGATAGACGAAGATATAGCTCATGGTGATATATAGGTTCTCAATGAGTTCAACCAGGATTCCAGGCAACTTTCCAGTTGACTGAAAGTCTGAGGAATATGGGCTATGCCCTGGCCTTGGAATTCAAAAACCTGATTAACTATACTGCGACATTACTGGAAGAGCCAAAAGACTAGAGGTGTAACACCAAATTGAGGGACTATTTTCCAAGGGTCTGAAAAAAGAAAGACTTGGGGATTACTGGCAGTGCTTTTTCCTTATACAGCCCTAGGCACGAGGATTGTTTTAGAAATATCTATTGGTAACAATAGCACCAACATGATAACCGTTAAATATATGAACCGTATACCCAGTCTGATGGTATGTAAGACATAATGACATGCCTTCAGTTTCTGCAAAAATAGAGCTTCATAGTAGATATCAATGCACCCACAAGGCTGATGACTTGTACAGACCCGACAAACTATGAAGTTTCTGCAAATTTATGCTCTTTATTTCGACTGACATAACTCATCTTTTGAGAAACTCTATGCAGTGTCAAATTGCTAGTCAGCtcaaatttcaaacatattACAAGTGATTCATCGCTCCAATTGTAAAGATCAATACAAAGGCCATAAGTAACTTGTATTACATATcaacaaaagtttgaaatagACCAAATATTATTCACCTTAAGTAACTTGTTATACATATAAGGCAGGTATATATGTTTCATTGACTCATAGTTAAAATGTATGCTtgcatataaaaattttaaagaataGCAATAGAAAATAGAAAGGGTAGCAAGTGTGATACGCTATATACAAGCCCTGCAGTCGAGATCAATTACCTAAAAAACACAACATATCCAAGACTCCAATCCCAAGAGAAGCTAAATCACGAAATGCTACATCGTTTAGGTGTGTACATATAAGCATGAACTCTTGTACACCAACATTATGATACCGCtaaaaataaagttattgaTGCCTTAAGCAATAAGCAGATCCTATATGTCCTTCACATCATGCTTGCCAAAGTAGCATCTCATGAAATAgttgaaatatataaaatccTTAGTATGGAGCTTCATATATTTCTTCAATTATCCACATTATTAGTTGAAAACGGCACTTGTAAGTCATGGTAAAATTTCTTCATATCTGCTTATGGAATGCTAATGTTGTTCCTCCATCTCAATgctattgataagatcttgataTTTGTTTTGGGTAATTTACCTAAATAGCATCCTAATTGTCATTACAAGAACAGCAGCAGCAATGATACCAATCCTGCCAGTGGCATGGTATGGGAAGTGATATGCAAACAGTGATAACTCTATATGAGGGTAGAAACACTGCTTCCAGAAAGACAACTATTCATTAGTCCCATATGTGACAACttactttttgtcttttttaaccatattacattttaaaattggTCCCTCAAGAAACGACAGCAATACATTGACGACGAAATACAATGCAACATATTTTAACTAACGAGGATAATTCCACACAGTTCCTAGTAACTTATGTTTGACTTCTACAAGCACTACAACAATTACATCTATCTAGCATATGGGTTTACTAAATCTGTAAGTACTGTAATCAGGGTAATTATATATAGCTGTCAGAAACATTGTAATTTATCCAAAAGCACTGGCTCTTACATTATAATCAGACTCGATATatc
This genomic window contains:
- the LOC122600800 gene encoding protein MAIN-LIKE 2 isoform X1 translates to MEFYATNPGPIDDSVLYDQEKHVSSAIWEGQERGVLRCHEHTSKLDQWTLTSKQIELVKRAGFGYLRLIPAISLDNSLISALVERWRRETNTFHFTVGEMSITLEDVGYLIGLPIDGEPVIGVTYTTCDAVCMQFLGRTPDSRSTSGGMVKLSWLKESFSRCPENAPLDEVECHTRAYLLYLVGSTIFSTTTGNKVPVMYLPLFGNFEQAGRYAWGAAALSFLYRALGNASLRSQCTISGCLTLLQCWSYFRLSIGRPRLKLDPKHDRFPFVFRWKGKHTGPTTNRDITFYRKSLDSLKPSEVSNVDWCPYISINDTLLPEAIKDNLILGRSNTMLICFDKAERHLPDRCLRQFGIRQPIPLDVHQWERKSRGVDGGVDLSTKMETELCEWSERHLRVVDVDEDVEESEYLHWYLKITRKVVGRPIPISSEFQRMSAALRDIASIADMMSTLGMDEHQVQAMTRIRHLAHNCLRDQIGSMIITDVTDSDQNEVERKFRGKERIRRKGMGGKRRRKDGPGHFQSVSSHRQFCMASASIDMIDPTAPICRLENNDVEICLPTSSVQDDSQLCYMTTKADESQQISDAANEIYDLNFCGAAEEVDDNLLSGSAVDDRSLDDGDIAQQNDYSVLV
- the LOC122600800 gene encoding protein MAIN-LIKE 2 isoform X2, whose product is MEFYATNPGPIDDSVLYDQEKHVSSAIWEGQERGVLRCHEHTSKLDQWTLTSKQIELVKRAGFGYLRLIPAISLDNSLISALVERWRRETNTFHFTVGEMSITLEDVGYLIGLPIDGEPVIGVTYTTCDAVCMQFLGRTPDSRSTSGGMVKLSWLKESFSRCPENAPLDEVECHTRAYLLYLVGSTIFSTTTGNKVPVMYLPLFGNFEQAGRYAWGAAALSFLYRALGNASLRSQCTISGCLTLLQCWSYFRLSIGRPRLKLDPKHDRFPFVFRWKGKHTGPTTNRDITFYRKSLDSLKPSEVDWCPYISINDTLLPEAIKDNLILGRSNTMLICFDKAERHLPDRCLRQFGIRQPIPLDVHQWERKSRGVDGGVDLSTKMETELCEWSERHLRVVDVDEDVEESEYLHWYLKITRKVVGRPIPISSEFQRMSAALRDIASIADMMSTLGMDEHQVQAMTRIRHLAHNCLRDQIGSMIITDVTDSDQNEVERKFRGKERIRRKGMGGKRRRKDGPGHFQSVSSHRQFCMASASIDMIDPTAPICRLENNDVEICLPTSSVQDDSQLCYMTTKADESQQISDAANEIYDLNFCGAAEEVDDNLLSGSAVDDRSLDDGDIAQQNDYSVLV